TCTCTTTGTCGGCGGCGTCTACAGGCGGATACAAACGCTTCTCAAAATGCGTGCTGATCGCTGCCGACAGATGCCCGCCGGATGAAAACCCAAGCACGCCAATCTTGTGCAGATCGATGTGCCACTCCGCCGCGTGCAGGCGCACCAGCCCCACCGTCCTCTGCGCATCTTCCAAGGCCATCGGTGATTCCGGATACGGCCCCGATTTCGGATACGGCCCCACATCCGTCACGCGATATTTCAGCAACACACACGTGATTCCCTTCGGCGTTAGCCAATCACAGACCTCGGTGCCTTCAAGATCGATGGCCAACTCCTGATAGCCCCCACCAGGGAAGACGACGACCGCTGCGCCCGTGTTCTTTCCTTTTGGCGAATAGACCGTCATCGTGGGCCGCGACACGCC
This Terriglobales bacterium DNA region includes the following protein-coding sequences:
- a CDS encoding alpha/beta hydrolase → MKPLILALWVVSAFSGLSAQKPAWQPSPGHTQVPIWPGRVPDPQPVAGPEFAATTGKEFLVAGRPVVAVRGVSRPTMTVYSPKGKNTGAAVVVFPGGGYQELAIDLEGTEVCDWLTPKGITCVLLKYRVTDVGPYPKSGPYPESPMALEDAQRTVGLVRLHAAEWHIDLHKIGVLGFSSGGHLSAAISTHFEKRLYPPVDAADKE